The following coding sequences lie in one Pseudomonas monsensis genomic window:
- a CDS encoding DUF2182 domain-containing protein, whose amino-acid sequence MRPGLVLRSFTYAPWPILLATAGVGLALSLYNDVSSEGPAFCVAVNGLSIVTRWPAALQAELALNPLHRILAGWFLMLLAMMPPLLAMPLMHVWHSSLARRRMRASALFLFGYCALWMAAGPVLWVLALLLQFTLGQNVFIVTLLIALVWSASPWHRAALNRVHQPQRIGLFGWPADKDCLTFGMRHGLFCIVSCWAWMLVPLVSGTWHIPVMLLAGLIVLAERLTPPRPPGWHWLVSPMHFYTFVTKHLSERPHG is encoded by the coding sequence ATGCGGCCAGGTCTGGTTCTACGCAGTTTTACTTACGCACCGTGGCCAATTCTGCTGGCCACGGCAGGCGTGGGCCTGGCCCTTTCCCTCTACAACGATGTAAGCAGTGAAGGTCCCGCATTTTGCGTAGCGGTGAACGGGCTGTCGATCGTCACTCGCTGGCCGGCGGCGTTACAGGCGGAGCTCGCACTGAACCCGCTGCACCGCATCCTCGCCGGCTGGTTCCTGATGCTTTTGGCCATGATGCCGCCCCTGTTGGCAATGCCGCTCATGCATGTCTGGCACTCCAGCCTGGCACGTCGGCGAATGCGTGCATCCGCGCTGTTTCTGTTCGGCTATTGTGCGTTGTGGATGGCCGCCGGCCCTGTTCTATGGGTCTTGGCGTTGTTGCTCCAGTTCACGCTGGGCCAAAACGTGTTCATCGTGACATTGCTGATCGCGCTGGTCTGGAGCGCAAGCCCGTGGCATCGCGCAGCACTCAATCGAGTGCATCAACCCCAGCGGATCGGCTTGTTTGGCTGGCCAGCCGACAAGGACTGCCTGACCTTCGGCATGCGCCATGGCCTGTTTTGTATTGTTTCGTGCTGGGCGTGGATGCTGGTGCCGCTGGTGAGCGGGACCTGGCATATTCCGGTGATGCTATTGGCAGGTCTCATCGTGCTGGCCGAACGGCTCACGCCTCCTCGTCCTCCAGGCTGGCACTGGCTTGTGTCACCCATGCACTTTTATACGTTCGTCACCAAACATCTTTCGGAGCGTCCCCATGGTTAG
- a CDS encoding DUF7868 domain-containing protein, whose product MTAFRQDVATLGSGWNKTLLNYAKAMQALDAQPIQDRTSWKFLGAMHGFHPQLWLNENLIKANTPIPADLTNKTYGNQCQHGSWYFLSWHRAYLFSFEAIVAAKVKELTGDDWTLPYWNYLNSSDPKALYLPEAFVEKTLPDGSPNPLCKYPRRPGIKAIKPGGGFSLEAMEENDFIVGNGNLGFGGGITGDFVQFADITGELESNPHNTVHGLVGGYMGNAYLAGLDPIFWLHHCNIDRLWEAWMNTPGKTMVHDPLWLNGPANRSFIMPVPGDNAPGVTFTSKDTLKGGKFYRPYDDLSIGTGVKPGVNAVARVNMGSPSKQTVHPIGANAAAVTIGSAPVDSHIDLEPTAASSSIATMGATSPGKAVARLYLALESVRGSAPSPLLDVYVNLPDGANPALDPDRYAGSLTLFGLNVASEKDGEHNGLGYTIDITDLAQRLTAAGDFDPNHLRVTLVPVEQISDEAPITVERISVLKRSGVVT is encoded by the coding sequence ATGACCGCTTTTCGCCAGGATGTTGCAACACTGGGTTCAGGATGGAACAAGACATTGCTGAACTACGCCAAGGCAATGCAGGCGCTGGACGCGCAACCGATACAGGACCGCACGAGCTGGAAATTCCTCGGCGCCATGCATGGATTCCATCCTCAGTTGTGGCTCAACGAAAATCTGATCAAGGCGAATACCCCGATTCCAGCAGACTTGACCAACAAGACGTACGGCAATCAGTGTCAGCACGGCAGTTGGTATTTCCTCTCCTGGCACCGGGCGTACCTGTTTTCGTTCGAAGCAATCGTCGCTGCGAAAGTGAAAGAGTTGACGGGGGACGACTGGACCCTTCCCTACTGGAACTACCTCAACAGCAGCGATCCGAAAGCCCTGTATCTGCCTGAGGCCTTTGTAGAAAAAACCTTACCCGACGGCAGCCCGAACCCGCTGTGCAAATACCCTCGACGCCCCGGAATCAAGGCGATCAAGCCCGGGGGCGGGTTCAGCCTTGAAGCGATGGAAGAGAATGATTTTATCGTCGGTAACGGAAACCTGGGATTCGGTGGCGGAATCACTGGCGATTTCGTCCAGTTCGCGGACATCACCGGAGAACTGGAGAGCAACCCGCACAACACGGTTCACGGTCTCGTCGGTGGTTATATGGGCAATGCCTATCTGGCAGGTCTTGACCCTATATTCTGGCTGCACCATTGCAACATTGATCGCCTCTGGGAAGCCTGGATGAACACGCCGGGCAAGACCATGGTCCACGACCCACTCTGGCTCAATGGTCCGGCCAACCGCAGCTTTATCATGCCGGTCCCCGGCGACAACGCACCTGGCGTAACGTTTACTAGCAAAGACACGTTGAAGGGCGGCAAATTTTATCGGCCCTATGATGATTTGAGCATCGGTACGGGTGTAAAGCCGGGAGTGAATGCAGTGGCACGGGTCAATATGGGTTCGCCCAGCAAGCAAACGGTACACCCCATCGGCGCCAATGCCGCTGCCGTCACGATCGGCAGTGCGCCGGTAGACAGTCATATCGACCTCGAACCCACGGCAGCCTCCAGTAGCATCGCGACCATGGGCGCGACATCGCCGGGTAAGGCGGTGGCCCGACTCTACCTGGCCCTGGAATCCGTGCGTGGCTCCGCACCTTCACCGCTGCTGGATGTGTACGTCAATCTGCCTGACGGCGCCAACCCGGCGCTCGACCCTGACCGGTACGCCGGCAGCCTGACGCTTTTCGGTCTCAACGTTGCTTCGGAAAAAGACGGCGAACACAACGGGTTGGGTTATACGATTGATATTACCGACCTGGCTCAACGGCTCACGGCCGCCGGGGACTTCGATCCGAATCATCTGCGCGTGACGCTTGTACCTGTCGAGCAGATTTCCGATGAAGCACCGATAACGGTTGAGCGCATCAGCGTTCTCAAGCGCAGTGGCGTCGTGACTTGA
- a CDS encoding tyrosinase family protein translates to MTATPVTNPTWYAQIRDMFTSVDRAHMARQGLDLASYDAVMNHAGDIYQQVAAGNMPPGNPWPADWVGTFLNWMNNGYPKGVPVTQASQADFAARSLFSTAAPAGRMRKDITTLSSNELDQLKKAFSAIKALDPADPNSYFVQAGYHWFPAPNTYCMHHVPGYNPWHRAYLVSFENALRSVPGCENVTLPYWDITTPFPDVLKSPPFDQYVLPKTIGADFPEGYVTTRFDYDTIAQNLIDNGVTDDVNRAMSKTDWEDFHGYWSGASHNTIIAAHDSGHDSIGPTMQQQEVAAFDPVFWFFHCNWDRLFWEWQKKMLATDLQGLLTTINEATDPISFQIFNDSALEVLNPFTHSALELNTLAIIDSAGQLDIDYDPPATASNVDFLPKTQRTLAANKQFTVETDRVNVRVSGINRLKIPGSFRVHLQKDGRTIASRALFQPVEVQSCANCVSNAMAQFDFELPMADIAGGKLSVWVEPVDKTFVGDRFPQKLMGNPVIDVHLLLLTE, encoded by the coding sequence ATGACCGCAACCCCCGTCACCAACCCCACCTGGTATGCGCAGATTCGCGACATGTTCACATCCGTGGACCGCGCGCACATGGCCAGACAAGGTCTCGACCTGGCCAGCTACGACGCGGTGATGAACCACGCCGGCGACATCTATCAACAAGTTGCAGCAGGCAACATGCCGCCGGGTAATCCCTGGCCTGCCGACTGGGTGGGTACCTTCCTCAACTGGATGAACAATGGCTACCCCAAAGGCGTGCCCGTGACTCAAGCGAGCCAGGCCGACTTCGCGGCACGCTCATTGTTCAGTACAGCGGCCCCGGCCGGCAGGATGCGCAAGGACATCACCACGTTGTCGAGCAACGAACTCGACCAGCTCAAAAAAGCTTTTTCCGCCATTAAGGCCCTCGATCCCGCTGACCCGAACAGCTATTTCGTCCAGGCGGGCTATCACTGGTTTCCGGCACCCAATACCTATTGCATGCACCACGTACCGGGCTACAACCCCTGGCACCGGGCCTATCTGGTCAGTTTCGAAAATGCCCTGAGATCGGTGCCTGGTTGCGAGAACGTGACCCTGCCTTATTGGGATATCACCACGCCCTTCCCCGACGTGCTTAAAAGCCCACCCTTCGACCAATACGTGCTACCGAAAACCATTGGCGCGGATTTCCCCGAAGGGTACGTCACCACACGTTTTGACTACGACACGATTGCCCAGAACCTGATTGATAACGGCGTGACCGATGACGTCAACCGGGCAATGAGCAAAACCGACTGGGAAGACTTTCACGGCTACTGGTCCGGTGCCAGTCACAACACCATCATTGCCGCCCACGACAGTGGCCATGACTCCATTGGTCCGACGATGCAACAACAGGAAGTTGCGGCGTTCGACCCGGTGTTCTGGTTCTTCCACTGCAATTGGGACCGACTGTTCTGGGAATGGCAGAAGAAAATGCTGGCCACCGACCTGCAAGGGCTGTTGACCACTATCAACGAGGCTACCGACCCGATCAGTTTTCAGATATTCAACGATTCAGCGCTCGAGGTTCTGAATCCATTCACCCACAGCGCACTGGAACTGAACACCCTGGCAATCATCGACTCGGCAGGTCAGCTTGATATTGATTACGACCCGCCTGCCACAGCTTCGAACGTCGATTTTCTGCCCAAGACCCAGCGTACGCTCGCCGCGAACAAACAATTCACGGTCGAGACCGATCGAGTCAACGTACGCGTCAGCGGCATCAATCGTCTGAAAATCCCCGGCAGTTTCCGGGTGCACCTGCAAAAGGACGGAAGGACGATCGCCTCCAGAGCGCTGTTCCAGCCGGTTGAGGTGCAAAGCTGTGCCAATTGCGTGAGCAACGCGATGGCGCAGTTCGACTTCGAACTGCCAATGGCGGATATAGCGGGCGGCAAACTGAGTGTCTGGGTAGAACCGGTCGACAAGACCTTCGTAGGGGATCGCTTCCCGCAGAAGCTGATGGGCAACCCGGTCATCGATGTCCATCTATTACTGCTGACAGAGTAG
- a CDS encoding multicopper oxidase family protein, with protein MHVSPSGNSDNVLLNIAPQTKFEYEVNIPTDHPSGTFWYHAHRHGSTALQVASGAAGALIVRGNRPYTGDKPGDIDTILKDAAGKPLTEQVFLFQQIPYACFDDKGNIITQKDGTWSCPGDKTGVVENFDAQLSSPTVWDNSGRFTSINGAVQPTLRGIAAGEIQRWRFIHGGIHDTVNLQIVPMNTSGAKASLALQGILGGTPKEQAALIADLCPVTVPDSSKPVELVPQFEIAADGLTRTAIRPIGVNKKSVSGGIGSNFLQPGYRSDVLLMFPRDGTYCVLNQAATPAERANAGPNGGPGGQGPNETQLLATVIVSGGKVVTDDPQSYIQQALYDANKGSSLPVAALEGLRSGNLKPWRAMPDLKDATVNDDIQKADFFIGYPPFPPAAPATAPKKPGDPWSGAFGFFINYKSYDPDRIDFTRQVNTTDDWVLTSQGEPHIFHIHVNPFQVMDVLYAKPGEKPKSIFGPNGECLVPADELGLQNQYCGMWHEFKDTIFVQNDYQVLVRTHYDRYIGEFVIHCHILDHEDGGMMTNIQIVPDLNAVGGGIGMAGMKHTSHQHSDVKKQ; from the coding sequence ATGCACGTCTCACCGTCCGGCAACAGCGATAACGTGCTGCTGAACATCGCGCCGCAAACAAAGTTTGAGTACGAGGTCAATATTCCCACCGATCACCCTTCAGGTACGTTCTGGTATCACGCACACCGACATGGTTCTACGGCGCTTCAGGTCGCCAGCGGCGCAGCGGGCGCGCTGATCGTGCGCGGCAATCGCCCCTACACCGGTGACAAGCCGGGAGACATCGACACCATCCTCAAGGACGCGGCGGGCAAGCCCCTCACCGAGCAAGTCTTTCTGTTCCAGCAAATTCCTTATGCGTGTTTCGACGACAAGGGCAACATCATCACGCAGAAGGACGGCACCTGGTCGTGCCCCGGCGATAAAACCGGTGTGGTGGAGAACTTCGACGCGCAACTCTCCTCCCCCACGGTCTGGGACAACAGCGGCCGGTTCACCAGTATCAACGGTGCGGTCCAGCCGACTTTGCGCGGCATAGCCGCAGGAGAAATTCAACGCTGGCGCTTCATTCACGGCGGCATCCATGACACCGTGAATTTGCAAATCGTGCCCATGAACACCAGTGGTGCCAAAGCCAGTCTTGCGCTGCAGGGCATACTCGGCGGCACGCCAAAGGAACAAGCAGCGCTGATCGCCGACCTGTGCCCGGTGACAGTGCCTGACTCCAGCAAACCGGTCGAACTTGTTCCGCAATTCGAGATCGCCGCCGACGGCCTGACGCGCACTGCCATCCGCCCGATCGGGGTGAACAAGAAAAGTGTCAGTGGTGGCATCGGCAGTAACTTTCTGCAACCAGGCTATCGCAGTGATGTGTTGCTGATGTTCCCCCGTGATGGCACCTATTGCGTGCTGAACCAGGCGGCAACGCCGGCAGAGCGCGCGAATGCCGGCCCCAATGGCGGCCCCGGCGGACAAGGTCCGAATGAAACCCAATTGCTGGCAACGGTGATCGTCTCCGGCGGTAAAGTGGTGACCGACGATCCGCAAAGCTATATCCAGCAGGCGCTCTATGACGCCAACAAAGGCTCATCGTTGCCGGTGGCAGCCCTCGAAGGACTGCGTAGCGGCAACCTGAAGCCGTGGCGCGCAATGCCCGACCTCAAGGATGCAACCGTCAACGACGACATCCAGAAAGCTGACTTTTTCATCGGGTATCCGCCATTTCCGCCGGCAGCTCCGGCCACGGCGCCGAAAAAACCGGGGGATCCGTGGTCTGGCGCCTTCGGCTTTTTCATCAACTACAAATCCTATGACCCGGACCGTATCGACTTCACCCGTCAGGTCAACACCACCGATGACTGGGTGCTGACGTCGCAGGGCGAACCTCACATCTTTCACATCCACGTCAACCCGTTCCAGGTGATGGACGTGCTCTACGCCAAACCCGGCGAAAAGCCCAAAAGCATCTTCGGCCCCAATGGCGAATGCCTGGTTCCGGCCGACGAGCTGGGATTGCAAAACCAGTACTGCGGGATGTGGCACGAGTTCAAAGACACGATCTTTGTCCAGAACGACTATCAGGTATTGGTGCGCACGCACTACGACCGCTACATCGGTGAATTCGTCATTCACTGCCACATCCTCGATCACGAAGACGGCGGGATGATGACCAATATCCAGATCGTGCCAGACCTCAATGCCGTCGGCGGCGGCATTGGCATGGCAGGGATGAAGCACACGTCGCATCAACATTCGGACGTCAAAAAACAGTGA
- a CDS encoding DJ-1/PfpI family protein, producing MPAPGHYLIAIAIYDGVDLLDISAPYELFNWMKLVEPQTNTSAPRRSVRLISLDGPSITTRDGMTIGGDLPVFDQHSDDIDLLWIPGGEPTDLQRLMKDPRRMTWLFQQGSAAQYCASVCEGALLAAAAGLLDGYNATTHWAFIACLKLFTRVNVVDGYPRYIVDRQRITGGGISSGLDEALAIIALIAGELVAQKVQLNIQYNPRPPFTSGDPSVAKPPVYTPGAGRTCDSALAETIALVLKRTGSS from the coding sequence ATGCCTGCACCAGGACACTACCTGATCGCAATTGCCATCTACGATGGTGTGGATTTGCTCGACATCAGCGCCCCTTACGAACTGTTCAACTGGATGAAGCTGGTTGAACCGCAGACGAACACCAGCGCCCCTCGCCGCTCCGTCCGGCTGATTTCCCTTGATGGGCCATCCATCACCACGCGTGATGGCATGACCATCGGTGGCGATCTACCGGTGTTCGATCAACATTCCGATGACATCGACCTGCTGTGGATTCCCGGCGGTGAACCCACCGATTTGCAACGTCTGATGAAAGATCCCCGGCGTATGACCTGGCTGTTTCAGCAAGGCAGTGCTGCGCAATATTGCGCCTCGGTCTGCGAAGGTGCCTTGCTCGCGGCCGCAGCAGGTTTGCTGGACGGTTATAACGCCACCACGCATTGGGCCTTTATCGCCTGCCTGAAACTGTTCACTCGGGTCAATGTGGTAGACGGTTATCCTCGTTACATCGTCGACAGACAACGTATCACCGGCGGTGGCATTTCATCGGGGCTCGACGAAGCCTTGGCAATCATTGCCTTGATTGCCGGTGAGCTGGTCGCCCAAAAGGTGCAGTTGAACATCCAGTACAACCCCCGTCCTCCCTTCACCAGCGGCGACCCTTCCGTCGCCAAACCACCGGTCTACACCCCGGGCGCCGGGCGCACCTGCGATTCGGCTCTCGCTGAAACCATCGCCCTTGTGCTCAAGCGCACCGGTTCTTCATAG
- a CDS encoding molybdopterin-dependent oxidoreductase translates to MRKRPELDESAILKDARKIISLKVEDHSRRAFLLRSLTLGGVAMLSGCNISDNEQVETALASMSRFNDRVQGWLFNPNALAPTYPESMITRPFPFNAFYGIDEAPAVDEESYRLEVSGMVADKHSWKLEELRAMAQTEQITRHICVEGWSAIGRWGGVRFSEFLKRVGADTDAKYVGFKCADDYYTSIDMPTALHAQTLLTLTYDGAVLPRQYGFPMKLRMPTKLGYKNPKHIQAMFVTNTYPGGYWEDQGYNWFGGS, encoded by the coding sequence ATGAGGAAGCGCCCGGAACTGGATGAATCGGCCATTTTGAAGGACGCGCGAAAAATTATCTCGCTCAAGGTCGAAGATCACTCGCGACGCGCCTTCCTGCTGCGCAGTTTGACCCTTGGCGGCGTGGCCATGTTGTCCGGCTGCAATATCTCAGATAACGAACAGGTTGAAACGGCGCTGGCGTCCATGTCGCGCTTCAATGACCGGGTTCAGGGCTGGCTGTTCAACCCCAACGCCTTGGCCCCCACCTATCCTGAGTCGATGATCACACGGCCATTTCCCTTCAATGCCTTTTACGGCATCGACGAAGCACCGGCCGTCGATGAAGAGAGCTACCGCCTGGAAGTCTCCGGCATGGTCGCCGACAAGCACAGCTGGAAGCTTGAGGAACTGCGCGCCATGGCCCAGACCGAGCAGATCACCCGGCATATTTGCGTCGAGGGCTGGAGCGCTATCGGACGCTGGGGCGGTGTGCGCTTCAGCGAGTTCCTCAAGCGCGTCGGGGCCGACACTGATGCGAAGTACGTCGGTTTCAAATGCGCAGACGATTACTACACCAGTATCGACATGCCCACGGCGCTGCATGCACAAACCCTGCTGACACTGACTTACGATGGTGCCGTACTGCCGCGTCAATATGGCTTCCCGATGAAACTGCGGATGCCGACCAAACTTGGCTACAAGAACCCGAAACACATCCAGGCAATGTTCGTCACCAATACCTATCCCGGTGGTTACTGGGAGGACCAGGGCTATAACTGGTTCGGTGGTAGTTGA